One Gossypium arboreum isolate Shixiya-1 chromosome 13, ASM2569848v2, whole genome shotgun sequence genomic window, AATTATGAGTTCAGAACATAAATTTGAGATCATTGAGGCAAGCAATACTTACCAAAAAAGGGAATTTTGTTGTGGTATTTCAATATCAGTGTGTTAATTATCTGGCATTAAAGCTTTACTTTTTGAAGTCTATTTGATTACCATTTGTCTTATATGATAGTACTATGGGCAATTGGAAACTTGATACTATGTTACAAACCCTATTAGAAAGCATATTGTTGAATGCTTACTAATAGTTGATATGTCTGTGATTAACTCGATTAGCAATGCAGGTCTGCCATATAATCATATATATTCAGGAGGGATCTTGCTTTGatactcaaaatttgaaaaaatttcggGTGTTGCAAGCTGCTAAGCATGCCTTAATCCCATATGTGAAATCTCAAACAACACCACCATTGCCGTCAAGACCTCATTCTTCTTCGTCTTCTCGCCCTTTGCCAACGGCAACTGCTGCCAACACTTCTCCAGGTAGAAGTGGTGGCATGTTGGGACGAAATGCTTCAGCTATCTCTCTCATGTTAGGTTTAGGTTCCTATACTTCTTTGTTTCCGGGTCAGTGTACTCCAGTGATGCTATTTGTTTTTGTTGATGACTTCTCTGATGTACCAAATTCTAGTTCTAATAGTAGTGAAGAGTCAGTAAAGGCACCCTCACTTAATCATGCTTCTAGTTCAAGCAGTTTAGCAAAGCCAACCTTGCCTATGAAAGGTTCTGCTTCTGTAGTAGTGTTAGCACGTCCTGCAAGTAAATCGGAAGGTGGTTTTCGGAAGAAACTGCAGTCATCCCTTGAGGCACAGATCCGTTTTTTAATTAAGAAATGTCGAACACTCTCAGGTTCAGAAGGCAGCCATGGTGGGTCAAGAAGTGGGAGTGTTTCAAATTCAGCTCCTCTATTTTCTCTTGATGCATCTAGGGCTGTTGTACTTCTTGACAAGTCAACATATAAGAGAAGGGAATCTCTGGAGTTCGCCATTGGTCTTGTGGAAGATGTTTTGAATGGAAAAGCAACGTCAGATTCGTTTTTGCTCGAAACTCATAGTCAGAGTTCAAACAAAGAGGATCTATCATCTTTGAAGGAATTTATCTACAGGCAGTCAGATATTTTGAGGGGAAGAGGGGGACTGGTTGCTAACACCAACAGTGGCCCCGCTGCTGGTGTTGGTATGGTGGCTGTTGCTGCCGCTGCCGCCGCTGCCTCAACTGCCTCAGCCACCTCTGCGAAGACTTTGACCACGCCTGAACTCCCAACTTTAGATATATGGCTGTCTTCTAGTCAGCTTATTCTACATGGGCTGCTCTCTGCAAAGCGTAGGTGTATAGATGAAACTGAAATTGGTAAAAGAAAACCTCGTCGAGGTACCGTTGCTGGGCAGAGTGAAGGGCTTGCTTCTAGAAGCAGTGAATCTCTAGATATTGCAGTATCATGGTTGGAAAGTGGTAAAGGGCTTAATGCAAAGTTCTCTAGTTTGTGGTGTGAAAGGGCCCTTCCAGCTGCAAAAGATATTTATTTGAAAGACTTGCCTGCTTGTTATCCCACATCACAGCATGAAGCTCATTTACAAAAGGCTTTGCATGCTTTTCACTCGATGGTCAGGGGACCTGCAGTGGAACTTTTTGCAAAGAAGCTGGAGGAAGAATGCACGTCAATGTGGAAATCTGGAAGGCAACTTTGTGATGCTGTTAGTTTGACTGGAAAACCATGTTTGCACCAAAGACATGATCTTCAGACCGATGAGTTGCCTTCAGGAACTTTGACGAAGCCTCATTCAAGTGGATATGTCTTTCTTCATGCTTGTGCTTGTGGTCGAACACGGAGATTGCGGTCTGATCCTTTTGATTTTGAATCGGCAAACATTACCTCCAATTGCTTTCCTGATTGTGATAAGCTTCTGTCAGCGCTCCAGCTACCAGAAGTATGCAGCAAAGGACCAATTCAGTCATCTTCTTGGAGTTTGATTCGTATTGGCAGTTCAAGGTACTATGAACCTTCTAAAGGTTTACTTCAGAGTGGGTTCAGTGCCACTGAGAAGTTCCTTTTAAAGTGGAAAATACTTTTAGAGAAACAGAAAACCCCAAGTGGCTTATCAACAAGAACTATGCAACTAGGTTCTGTGGGTAGGTCAAGCAGCGATACTAAGGCTGAGTTCAATGCTGATGTTCAATTAAAGAAGGCTAGTTCCACAGAGTTCTGTTCTGGAGAAATAGAGACTGCTGTTGAAAATCCAAGAAAACCCTTGGAAATCAGCAAGTTCAATGGTAACAAGATCAGTTTTGGTAGAGGCCTTCCCAATTTCACAATGAAAAAACCTTTTTCAGAAGTTGTTGCTGGATCAGCAGCTACAGATTCAGGTTTCCCTCCTCTTCAGCAGAGGAAGCAACCTTTATCGGGGTCAGAAAAAGGAATAAAGAAAAATAAGGCAAGTGCTCTGAGTTTGGAAGGGGCTCATGCAACTGTTgctcaaggatctcaaaaacctGTAAAGATGTCTGTTATGCAAAACATGAATCAAGTAAGTTCTGATGGTAGTGCAGCTGCAGATAGTGACCCTTTTCTACGAATAGGCAGTAATTTTGTTCCTGTGAATGTGAGCAATGATGAAAAGGCAAAACGAAACTCAGACACGAAGCATGTGATGGCATATGTTGGTTTTGAGcacgaatgcccacatggccatCGTTTCTTATTGAACCCAGAGCATCTCAATCAACTTGGGCCTCCATATTCATTGTTTGAAGAATCTCATACCACTTGTTCTGTGGAAGCTTCAGATCATACATTGGCAGATTCTTCAGAGTTGAGGAAGAATGGTGGGCAGGGTAAAGTTAATCTGAATACAAATGGTGTTATCGCTGCTGCTACTCCTGTAAACAAGGTGAAAAACAAGGATGAGGCAAAAAAGGTGGTAGCAAATAGTAATGTCTTTAAAGATGGGCTGACACAGCTTTCTATGCCTGAGGACCATAATAAGACACCTGTGAATGCAGCAGGTGTGCCTGTCGCTGGAAAAGACCTTGAAAAAGGCTTCCATGCTGTTAGCCTTGATGATAGTGGATCCACTTTCTCCATGTTGAATAGAGATTTACCAATATACCTGAAGTGTCCGCACTGCAGGTCTTCCAGGAACAAAAAGGAACCACCTAAGGTTAAGTTTGCTGGCACAATATCACAGCTTCAGAGAATTTTTGTGGTATGAGTCTCAAAACTCTATCACGCTTTCGTtaaaaactttcttcaacttatTTGAAAAGTAGTGTGTCAATTTAATGGCTATATGCCCTGTTGATATGGAATTTAATAATTGCATGCCTGTTTGTTTCTCAGATGCTTGAAAATTTCGAACTGACATAATAACTTTTCGGTTTTAGTGACATAATCTATGATAAAATTTACAGTATCATCACTTAGGCTAGAAAGTAGATGCTTCTGGATACGTTTAGGGTTCATTAAATACTATATTTTGAGTGTTTAATGCCTAATTCATTTTCTGGGAATGATTGCTCTTAACTGTGATTCTGGAACTAAAATTAAGTTATGCCCAACTGATAGAAGTTTCTTCTACATTTTAggcgattacatgtttaatttaccCCTTTTTTTTCATAACCTTGAATTACAATGTGGCTAATCTGTAGAATCTGCTTCCAGGTCACACCTCCCTTTCCTGTTGTTCTGGCAACTTGTCCGATTATACAATTTAAGGTATATCTCTCCTTTTCATGAATGAGCTTTACTTCcacaattttttatattaaaatgatGTTTTTATTACTCCTGGTTAAACCTTACGAGCTTAAGGATTTAAACAGGTGCACTTATTTATGTTGTCAGCTGATTTTCCCTTTATTGATATCATAGCAACTTGATGATAATACAGTGAAGCTTGATAGCTTCTATGGAATGGATTTTTCATGTGAATGAAGCATCTTAAGCTTAAATATGCTTTTCCTAAGCTATCAGTGATATTGTTGCTGTTACTTCCTCTAAATTAATAGTAAGAATTTGTTGCAGGCATCTTGCTTGCCCGCAACGGTTCCAGACCGTGAGCAAAAGTTGCAGTTCAGCCTTGGATGTAAAGTTATATTACCACCCGAGAGTTTTCTAATACTGAGACTGCCATTTATGTATGGTGTAGAACTGGATGATAAAAGTGTGCATTCTCTGAATCCCTTTGAAGATAAACCTGAAGTTACTGGTTGGGTTGTTAGGGGCACAACATTGCAACTTATGTCCAAAGGAAGTGGTCTCAATGAGGGATTTTATAAATAGTCGGAAGTCAAAGAATCTAGAATGTCTAAAATGGAGATTTACGAACCAATGATGAGTCTGCCGAGGCGGAGTTGTATGACCACCTGCATCTAGAGTCAGGTGAGGTTCAGGCATTCAGAAAGATTCTGGCTAAACTGTTATTTTTTAACCTTTAATTTACGATTCATTTTTGAAGTTTCCTAAAGAAAGATttctgttttctttatttttgagctaatttttctaaaGCAGCATGACTACGTGAGTTAGAAAGCACGTCAACAAAAATGCGACGCTGCAACTACTTCTCTTTTTGAAGATGTTGCTGTCAAGTTAGAGCTTTAACAGCTCGAAAGTCGTTCTCTTATAGCCGGTTGATGTTTTGGTTTTGAGTTTGGCTCCACCTAATGAGAGTTTTACTAGGTTTTAACATCCTTAAGTTAGTACTAGACTAAGATTGGAGCTTAATATGTAGAATGCGGATATCTCCTCTAGAACAATCTCAATTAAGTGTGTGAAATTTATTTTTGGATATGTATTTGCAGGGCAACGATATTCATGCTTTGGTAACTGGTGAAGTTGATAAGAAGGCAAGAGTAAATTGCAAATGTTTAGTCATTCTCAGGTATTTATTTACACATCTTCATTGTGAAAACGATAATTATTATCATTCTAAAATAGTCGAGCTTCATGTTAAACTTGTAACTTGGACTTGTAGGTGGCTGGTGCTCTCAAGTGGAGCTTCCTGGTGATCGGTATGTTCTCTATATCCTTGCTTGCCTTTCTTTTGCCTATACTTTCAAAGATGAGTACACACGCACACACATGTATATGGCTTGATGTTCTTTAGATAACTAGATCAAGTTTGGTTCTTTAAATGCATGAATGTGATAAAATTGTATGGATAATGTATAGTTGTAGTGGATGATTGGGAATGGATGCCTGTGTTACCCATACTCGAGTCTGTCAGTCACAGTTATGTGTTCGACATGGATGTGTTCAATCTTTTAGTCATATCCCATACCATTGTTCTAATATATGTCGGACACGGATacttaaagaaaaatgaagacTTAGAAAGCAACATAGGTGGGTGGATGTTGCATTAATTAGGGAAGGCATAATGATAAATTAAGCCCTTAATATTTACATCTTTTGTCAATTTGGCCATTATTCTTTTTTGAAACTAAATTTGACCCTAAACCTTTTAAAAATAGTTGAATTTGACCTTTCAAAAAGAAACAAATTGTTTTTTTAACAAATATACTGACTAAAACTTATAATTTTTAAACATGGCAGCTCACATGGCCATCTGTGTATtcttccattttattttattttaatttttatggactttttatatttttttaattttgaatttattttatttatttcaatattttataagttttcaatTATTTTGACATACCATATAAGATAAATAGTGTCTTGACAGTATGAAGTACAAGTGAATTGCCAACttgttaaaaaaaatattttagtctGTACTTTTGTTAAAAAAAAGGTGATTTGACTATTTTTGAAAGGATAATGATCAAATTTAGCTCAAAAGAGAAAGAATAAGcatcaaattgataaaagatataaacattgagggctaaatttatcattatgtcaTTACAGAACTAGTTTTTGTTTTACACCTTAtgctatcttccatttttcacaTAATGAGAACTAAAATATTAGAAAAGGGTATTTATATCGTTCTTGTTCTCTGTGATATCATGTACTATATCTTTGATTATTACTTGCTTTGATTTAAAGTAGTCTTATTTCAGCTTGGTGGTTGGATTGGTCTTTGGCCTTCAAGCATGCTGTGTTGATTTCTcgtttttccatttcttttttcGAGCTCAAAGAATAGACCTCGGAACGATTGAACAACTTCAAAAAATCCAGTTGCAGGCACCTGTTTTTGATGCTTGAGGAAACTAGAAATGTCGTGGTGGAGGAGTTTCATTGTTGTAGACAAGGTGTTTGTCATTTTGcctgaaagaaaaagaaaagatagaaGCTTGTGTTAAACCCCTGTTCATTTATTCCACCCCCAAAACACTAAGGTCTAAATAGGGGTATTCAGAAACAAAAATGTGCAAACAGGCAGAATGATGCACATCCCTAAGCTGACCCTACTGAAAATATTAGAAAAATGGGTCCAATTAGATTAGATTTTTTAGTTTTTCATATAAATGGATTTTTATTATCTTATTTTGAGAAGATAGATTTTATGTTATTACTTCTGAACATTATTTAGTGAAGTTATAAATTTCtttccataaatatttaaaacagtAACTTTTagtacataaaaataatttttgggaAAAATATCACAATTATATAAGAATTTTAATCTAATGTGGAATGTTCTGTAATATgtgaattttaattttctatGGTTTTATATATGAGATTTTGATTTGAAACATTATCAATTAATACTATTATATGTTGATATATTGTatgcataaataattatattaaatttaatatgagaataaatgtatatattttatttcttttagatgtatacaattaaattaaaattaaagttttatatttataattgcaccaaattaaaatttatgtgtgttcatgtattaaattatacatatgatcaaagttcatatataaattaGGAAATTATTTGGTACAATGTTTGTATACCAAATACTAAAACAAATTTGATATttgtcattaatttttatataatatgttTTTGAAAATTACTTTTAgggataattttaaaattaagcatGAACTTTGATCAAATGAGTAATGTTATACATAAACTTCAATTTCATGCAATTTTATGTATGGAATTTTATTTGATTCGTTTTCTCAAATTACTAATACAATAATCAAGATagaatcattttatgtttatatattacatacacaaataactgtatttatctaatatataaataaattgatatatttatttctttaaatg contains:
- the LOC108486688 gene encoding uncharacterized protein LOC108486688, encoding MDSPNPPSMRVLTRPPPSPVPTSSPSSSSSSNPPPPTPSFPRSLDGVVVVGFVSRRPDDSSQLINRVVDSNVFGSGQMDRVLSIDKDELKDWFKYRRISYFHEEDKRILFLQFSSNGCPVFDGSLSSGSDFDGVLEEREFGDLQGLLFMFSVCHIIIYIQEGSCFDTQNLKKFRVLQAAKHALIPYVKSQTTPPLPSRPHSSSSSRPLPTATAANTSPGRSGGMLGRNASAISLMLGLGSYTSLFPGQCTPVMLFVFVDDFSDVPNSSSNSSEESVKAPSLNHASSSSSLAKPTLPMKGSASVVVLARPASKSEGGFRKKLQSSLEAQIRFLIKKCRTLSGSEGSHGGSRSGSVSNSAPLFSLDASRAVVLLDKSTYKRRESLEFAIGLVEDVLNGKATSDSFLLETHSQSSNKEDLSSLKEFIYRQSDILRGRGGLVANTNSGPAAGVGMVAVAAAAAAASTASATSAKTLTTPELPTLDIWLSSSQLILHGLLSAKRRCIDETEIGKRKPRRGTVAGQSEGLASRSSESLDIAVSWLESGKGLNAKFSSLWCERALPAAKDIYLKDLPACYPTSQHEAHLQKALHAFHSMVRGPAVELFAKKLEEECTSMWKSGRQLCDAVSLTGKPCLHQRHDLQTDELPSGTLTKPHSSGYVFLHACACGRTRRLRSDPFDFESANITSNCFPDCDKLLSALQLPEVCSKGPIQSSSWSLIRIGSSRYYEPSKGLLQSGFSATEKFLLKWKILLEKQKTPSGLSTRTMQLGSVGRSSSDTKAEFNADVQLKKASSTEFCSGEIETAVENPRKPLEISKFNGNKISFGRGLPNFTMKKPFSEVVAGSAATDSGFPPLQQRKQPLSGSEKGIKKNKASALSLEGAHATVAQGSQKPVKMSVMQNMNQVSSDGSAAADSDPFLRIGSNFVPVNVSNDEKAKRNSDTKHVMAYVGFEHECPHGHRFLLNPEHLNQLGPPYSLFEESHTTCSVEASDHTLADSSELRKNGGQGKVNLNTNGVIAAATPVNKVKNKDEAKKVVANSNVFKDGLTQLSMPEDHNKTPVNAAGVPVAGKDLEKGFHAVSLDDSGSTFSMLNRDLPIYLKCPHCRSSRNKKEPPKVKFAGTISQLQRIFVVTPPFPVVLATCPIIQFKASCLPATVPDREQKLQFSLGCKVILPPESFLILRLPFMYGVELDDKSVHSLNPFEDKPEVTGWVVRGTTLQLMSKGSGLNEGFYK